A genome region from Yoonia vestfoldensis includes the following:
- a CDS encoding calcium-binding protein: MSTIVPVRYLTTPDESTWSRIIDLDIIRLDGTDNLVGITRFDGALQSWDISDPIIDTGALHRLQGGDVAGGGGSVLTLDTAAGPVLLTGGGADGAFQQISLTGGAWQVIDSLPIFAGFRPDLVVHQGGAQFVYGGLADAAGIAGWHFDAGGTFIGPLATITTGGKVHAITSADGFVYSVDATNRLTGWQVDATGGLSEITALTAESGLWIADATALQTSVVAGVTYLVMAAAGSSSLTVIEVGAQGALTIRDHVMDTLQTRFGGATALDIVTEGGRSYVIAGGADDGISVFALLPGGQLVALAHIADTTEIGLDNVSAIAARSAEDRLDIFVASSSETGITQLRLDTGGAGITATATLAGGLLSGTGGDDILLGGAGDDLILGGAGHDILRDGAGEDILTGGPGADVFILVADGQTDTITDFTLGEDRLDLSLWPMLRDISQLTMAITPTGFIIRYGDEDLIIHSADGNPIDYRLLSNADVLGGMRLPGTLSPGFPGPETPPPALTPTPPDIAPDQGDPFSMQAAKRALVDSKITDLRSALQNQPAAPPSSDKVVTGTQGNDVLIGGAGADVFIFNHGRDVIADFEQGIDRIILDARLWTGLTSAADLLLVYGRQDGARVTIDFGNNDILMIDGVTDYATLANDIALF, encoded by the coding sequence ATGTCCACAATCGTGCCGGTCAGATATCTGACCACGCCTGACGAATCCACATGGTCGCGGATCATTGATCTGGACATTATCCGCCTTGACGGGACCGACAATCTTGTCGGGATCACCCGTTTCGACGGGGCGCTGCAAAGCTGGGACATCAGCGATCCGATCATCGACACCGGGGCCTTGCATAGGCTGCAAGGCGGCGATGTGGCGGGCGGCGGCGGGTCTGTGCTGACGCTTGATACCGCGGCGGGGCCGGTGCTGTTGACCGGCGGTGGCGCGGATGGTGCTTTTCAGCAAATCAGCCTGACAGGCGGCGCATGGCAGGTGATCGACAGCCTGCCGATCTTTGCGGGTTTCCGCCCCGATCTGGTGGTGCATCAGGGGGGCGCGCAATTCGTCTATGGCGGCCTTGCCGACGCGGCGGGGATCGCGGGCTGGCACTTTGACGCGGGCGGCACTTTCATCGGCCCGCTGGCGACCATCACGACCGGCGGAAAGGTCCATGCGATCACCTCTGCCGATGGGTTTGTCTATAGCGTGGATGCGACCAACCGGCTGACCGGCTGGCAGGTCGATGCCACCGGCGGCCTGTCGGAAATCACGGCATTGACGGCGGAAAGCGGGCTGTGGATCGCCGATGCCACCGCGCTGCAAACAAGTGTCGTCGCCGGGGTGACCTATCTTGTGATGGCGGCGGCAGGCAGCAGCAGCCTGACCGTGATCGAGGTCGGCGCGCAGGGCGCATTGACGATCCGCGACCATGTGATGGACACGTTGCAGACCCGTTTTGGCGGGGCCACCGCGCTGGATATCGTGACCGAAGGCGGGCGCAGCTATGTCATCGCGGGCGGCGCGGATGACGGCATATCCGTCTTTGCGCTGTTGCCCGGCGGACAATTGGTGGCGCTGGCCCATATCGCGGATACCACAGAGATCGGGCTGGATAATGTCAGCGCCATTGCCGCGCGCAGCGCCGAGGACCGGCTGGATATTTTCGTCGCAAGCAGCAGCGAGACAGGGATCACGCAATTGCGGCTCGACACCGGCGGGGCGGGGATCACGGCGACAGCGACGCTTGCAGGCGGGCTGCTAAGCGGCACAGGGGGCGATGATATCCTGCTGGGCGGGGCTGGTGATGACCTCATCTTGGGCGGCGCGGGCCATGATATCCTGCGCGACGGGGCCGGAGAGGATATTTTGACGGGCGGGCCGGGGGCGGATGTGTTCATCCTGGTGGCCGACGGGCAAACCGATACGATCACCGATTTCACCCTGGGCGAGGATCGGCTGGACCTGTCGCTCTGGCCGATGCTGCGCGACATCAGCCAGCTGACCATGGCGATCACCCCCACCGGGTTCATCATCCGCTATGGCGATGAGGATCTGATCATCCACAGCGCCGATGGCAATCCGATCGATTACCGGCTGTTGAGCAATGCCGATGTGCTGGGCGGGATGCGCCTGCCCGGCACGCTTAGCCCCGGCTTTCCGGGACCAGAGACGCCACCACCCGCGCTGACACCGACACCGCCGGACATTGCGCCTGATCAAGGTGACCCGTTTTCGATGCAGGCCGCAAAGCGGGCCTTGGTCGATAGCAAGATCACCGATCTGCGCAGCGCCTTGCAAAACCAGCCCGCCGCGCCCCCTAGCTCTGACAAGGTCGTGACGGGCACCCAAGGCAATGATGTGCTGATCGGCGGGGCGGGGGCAGATGTGTTCATCTTCAACCACGGCCGAGACGTGATTGCCGATTTCGAACAGGGCATCGACCGGATCATCCTGGATGCGCGGCTTTGGACCGGGCTGACCTCGGCCGCCGATTTGCTGCTGGTCTATGGCCGACAGGACGGCGCGCGGGTGACCATTGATTTCGGCAATAATGATATCCTGATGATCGACGGGGTGACGGATTACGCCACCCTCGCCAATGATATCGCGCTGTTCTGA
- a CDS encoding phosphomannomutase, producing MPPQFGTSGLRGLVTDLTPALVSDYVTAFAASCPMGNGLFVAHDLRQSSPALAAVVAQAGQAAGLAVTRCGPVPTPALALAAMQAGAAAVMVTGSHIPADRNGLKFYTPAGEITKDQEAAILTGLGASRRVLSGPQPQFMDVGQGYCARYIAAFGTSLSGLRLGLYAHSAVGRDLMAALLTELGAEVVTLGHSADFVPVDTEAVDPQTKARLANWARDHDLAAILSTDGDGDRPLMADEAGQIIPGDIMGQITAAFLAAQHLVTPVSSNSGADRLGFARVLRTRIGSPHVIAGMQALGGAVVGYEANGGFLLGFDAQGPKGPLAALMTRDAMLPILAVLAASKGAPVSQLVAAQPARFTAADRLCAVPTDISAALVGWLTQDAPARATFLAALGLVEAGVDLTDGLRIACADGRCLHLRPSGNAPELRCYVEAETQHAAAMTLQAGLALLRQRIDALVR from the coding sequence ATGCCCCCCCAATTCGGCACCAGCGGGCTGCGCGGCCTTGTCACCGACCTGACACCGGCGCTTGTCAGTGATTATGTGACCGCCTTTGCCGCGAGCTGCCCGATGGGCAATGGCCTGTTTGTGGCGCATGATCTGCGGCAATCCTCGCCCGCTTTGGCAGCGGTGGTGGCGCAGGCCGGTCAGGCGGCAGGGCTTGCCGTCACGCGATGCGGTCCTGTGCCGACGCCTGCGCTGGCGCTGGCCGCGATGCAGGCGGGGGCGGCGGCGGTCATGGTGACGGGCAGCCATATTCCCGCCGATCGCAATGGCTTGAAATTCTACACCCCCGCGGGCGAGATCACCAAGGACCAAGAGGCCGCGATCCTGACAGGCTTGGGGGCTTCCCGCAGGGTTTTGTCAGGGCCACAGCCGCAGTTCATGGACGTCGGGCAGGGCTATTGCGCACGCTATATTGCCGCGTTCGGCACCAGCCTGTCAGGGCTGCGTCTGGGGCTTTATGCCCATAGCGCGGTGGGCCGCGACCTGATGGCAGCGCTTTTGACCGAACTTGGCGCAGAGGTCGTGACCTTGGGGCATTCCGCCGATTTCGTCCCTGTCGATACCGAGGCGGTCGATCCCCAGACCAAGGCCCGCCTTGCCAATTGGGCGCGTGATCACGATCTGGCGGCGATCCTGTCCACCGATGGCGATGGTGACCGCCCGCTGATGGCGGATGAAGCCGGACAGATCATTCCGGGCGATATCATGGGCCAGATCACCGCAGCTTTTCTGGCCGCGCAGCATCTGGTGACGCCGGTCTCGTCCAATAGCGGTGCGGATAGGCTTGGGTTCGCGCGGGTGCTGCGCACGCGGATCGGGTCGCCGCATGTGATTGCGGGGATGCAGGCGCTGGGTGGCGCTGTGGTCGGATACGAGGCCAATGGCGGGTTTCTGCTGGGTTTTGACGCGCAGGGACCAAAGGGTCCGCTGGCCGCCCTGATGACCCGCGACGCGATGCTGCCGATCTTGGCGGTGCTGGCCGCCAGCAAGGGCGCGCCGGTGTCGCAGCTGGTGGCGGCGCAGCCTGCACGGTTTACCGCCGCCGACCGGTTATGCGCGGTTCCGACCGATATCTCGGCCGCTTTGGTCGGCTGGCTGACGCAGGACGCCCCGGCGCGCGCGACCTTTCTGGCCGCCCTTGGCCTGGTCGAAGCTGGCGTCGATCTGACAGATGGGCTGCGGATCGCCTGCGCCGATGGCCGCTGCCTGCATCTGCGCCCGTCCGGCAATGCCCCCGAATTGCGCTGCTATGTCGAGGCTGAAACCCAGCACGCGGCGGCCATGACGTTGCAAGCCGGTCTGGCCTTGCTGCGCCAGCGGATCGACGCGCTGGTCAGGTGA
- a CDS encoding AI-2E family transporter produces MAQQRWIRTEILLLIAGLLLIVYLLGNVLLLVLAAIILAIGFDGATKAIMRKSGLAHGWALAAVGIGLLSIIAAAIGLTATRLAQQFRELAQTIVATAQRLQNWLQDIGILDFVDNIDGSGDSLTGAAGNLMGQMMTMGMSVVGAISSLLFLIVLAFFLAADPGLYRRGVLRLIPPGGRDPVADTFAAISHAVRWWFLGQLVSMAFLGTTVGLGLFLLGVDLWFALAVLTALVTFVPFIGPLIATVPIVAVSFTESTQTGLIVLAGYIVIENIEGNVVTPMIQQRAVNLPPALLIGLQVLLGVVFGAIGLILAAPLTVMTMVAVQKLWVEHMLGEKVT; encoded by the coding sequence ATGGCACAGCAGCGCTGGATCAGAACAGAAATTTTGCTGCTGATAGCGGGGCTTTTGCTGATCGTCTATCTGTTGGGCAATGTGCTGTTGCTGGTTTTGGCAGCGATCATTCTGGCTATCGGATTTGATGGCGCGACCAAGGCGATCATGCGCAAATCGGGCCTTGCGCATGGCTGGGCGCTGGCAGCCGTGGGCATCGGGCTGTTGAGCATCATCGCCGCCGCGATCGGCCTGACAGCGACACGGCTGGCCCAGCAATTCCGAGAACTGGCGCAAACCATCGTGGCCACAGCACAGAGATTGCAGAACTGGCTGCAAGACATCGGGATTCTTGATTTTGTGGATAACATCGATGGCTCTGGTGACAGTCTGACCGGTGCGGCGGGCAATCTTATGGGCCAGATGATGACCATGGGCATGTCCGTCGTCGGCGCCATCAGCAGCCTTTTGTTCCTGATCGTGCTGGCGTTCTTTCTGGCGGCCGATCCGGGGCTGTATCGCCGGGGCGTGCTGCGCCTGATCCCGCCGGGCGGGCGCGACCCGGTCGCCGACACATTCGCGGCCATCAGCCATGCGGTGCGCTGGTGGTTTCTGGGGCAGCTTGTGTCAATGGCCTTTCTGGGCACGACCGTCGGGCTGGGCCTGTTCTTGCTGGGGGTCGATCTGTGGTTCGCGCTGGCGGTGCTGACGGCGCTGGTGACCTTTGTGCCCTTTATCGGGCCGCTGATCGCGACCGTGCCGATTGTCGCCGTCAGCTTTACCGAAAGCACCCAAACCGGGTTGATCGTGCTGGCGGGCTATATCGTCATCGAGAATATCGAGGGCAATGTCGTCACACCGATGATCCAGCAGCGCGCGGTAAACCTGCCACCAGCGCTGCTGATCGGGCTGCAAGTGCTGTTGGGCGTCGTGTTCGGCGCGATTGGCCTGATCCTGGCCGCGCCTTTGACGGTGATGACGATGGTCGCGGTGCAAAAGCTCTGGGTTGAACATATGCTGGGCGAAAAGGTCACCTGA